GAAAATGCTTTTTTTTCTTGTGAAGCAATAATCTCAAGAGCTAAAGTAATTTCAATACCACTTTTTAGAAGAGAAAGAAGATACTCTGTAAATATCAGGAGCTCTTTTTTTCTCAAAATAAATTTTTTATGAGTTGCTTTATAAGAAATAATCTTTAAGTTATTTATTTTTAAATATTTAAAGAACATCTGAGCATTTGAAAAAGGAAGTGAATCCTCAAATGTTTTATGTCTGTTATATACTTTAAAATGGTAAAATTTTAACATTCTCTTATTATCTCCTCAAGAGATGTAATACCATTTTTAGCTTTATCTATTCCTTTTTCAATTAAATCTTTCATATTATTCTCTTTAGCATATGCTGTTATCTTTTGGATACTTTCTCTTTTATCAATCATGGATTTTATATTTTCATCAAAAACAAAAATCTGAAATAGAGGAACTCTTCCAATATATCCAGAATTATTGCATTTAGGACATCCCATATGGGTATAAAAGATATTTTCAGAATAACTGCTGGGATCTTCACCTAGAAAAGCAAGTTTTCCACGATATGTGTTGTCTATTTTTTTACAATGTGGGCAGAGCTTTCTAACCAGCCGTTGTGCTATTATTCCAACCACTGAAGCTGATATCATATAGGGTTCAATTCCAATATTTAAAAGTCGAAATATTCCACTTACAGCATCATTAGTATGTATTGTTGAAAGTACAAGATGTCCAGTGAGTGCTGATTTTATAGCAATTTCTGCAGTTTCTCTATCCCTTATCTCTCCAATCATCAGGATGTCAGGATCCTGTCTTAAATATGATTTTAAGATAGTGGAAAAATCAAGTTTTTCACTGTGTTGTACCTGGTTGATTCCTGCAATCTCATATTCAACTGGATCTTCTACAGTTGAAATATTAACCTCTGAAGTATTTAATTGTTTTAGTATTGAATATATAAGACTTGTTTTACCAGATCCAGTTGGACCACTTGCAAGGATGATTCCATTTTTTCGATTTATCATTTTTGAAATCTCTTTATATTCAATTTTGTTGAATCCTATATTTTCAAGATCGAAATTTACAATATCTTTATTTAGAATTCTGATAACAGCTTTTTCTCCAGTAATAAGAGGGACAATTGAGACTCTAAAATCAATTGTTTTATCCTCAATTTGAAATTTAAACTTTCCATCTTGTGGCATTCTATGTTCTGTAATATTGAGTTTTGAGATGATTTTTAATCTTGAAATTAAACTTGGATGAAGAGAGATATCAAGAGTATTTTCACTGTGCAGAATACCATCTATACGATATCTTATTCTTGTTTTATCTCTTTGAGGTTCAATGTGAATGTCACTTGCACGATATTTTACCCCCTGGAGAATTATTGCACTTAGCCCCTTGACTACAATTGGATTATTAGAATCAAGAGATGTTTCGATTTTGATATTTTCATAATCTTTTTTCCTTGTAGCAGTTGATATCTTCATTTCATCTAGTATGGATTTTAACTTATGTGAATTTTTTCCTATCATATCTCCTCCCTGATAATATAAAAAGTATTGGGAGTAGCACTTGTTGAAAAGTGAATGTAATTAGTGAAAAAAATTCCTTTTACAGTAATTGAAAAAGGTGTTAATCTTTGAGAATCATAAACTCCATAGGATAAACTGTTAAGAAAATAAAAGAGTATTATAAGATATTTTTTCATATTATTCCTCCACCCAAGACAGAGAATTTCCATCCCATTTTTTATGAAAATTATGTATATTTACATAGGTTGCATTTTTATCATTTTTGTTTTTATATATGTTTATTTTCATATATTTGATAATATCAAATCCATAGAAAGAAATACGATATCTGGCGATATTGTTATACCCAAATATATAAATACTGAAAGATGGAGTAATATTTCCATATCTC
The window above is part of the Fusobacterium sp. DD2 genome. Proteins encoded here:
- a CDS encoding GspE/PulE family protein yields the protein MIGKNSHKLKSILDEMKISTATRKKDYENIKIETSLDSNNPIVVKGLSAIILQGVKYRASDIHIEPQRDKTRIRYRIDGILHSENTLDISLHPSLISRLKIISKLNITEHRMPQDGKFKFQIEDKTIDFRVSIVPLITGEKAVIRILNKDIVNFDLENIGFNKIEYKEISKMINRKNGIILASGPTGSGKTSLIYSILKQLNTSEVNISTVEDPVEYEIAGINQVQHSEKLDFSTILKSYLRQDPDILMIGEIRDRETAEIAIKSALTGHLVLSTIHTNDAVSGIFRLLNIGIEPYMISASVVGIIAQRLVRKLCPHCKKIDNTYRGKLAFLGEDPSSYSENIFYTHMGCPKCNNSGYIGRVPLFQIFVFDENIKSMIDKRESIQKITAYAKENNMKDLIEKGIDKAKNGITSLEEIIREC